A DNA window from Garciella nitratireducens DSM 15102 contains the following coding sequences:
- a CDS encoding PTS lactose/cellobiose transporter subunit IIA, with amino-acid sequence MNEQLIESISFQLISNIGTAKSFIMEALYSAKAGNFELADKKLKEADQYFTEGHKIHASLIQKEASGEKLNFSLLIMHAEDQLMSTETIRELVKEMIDIYRKIQK; translated from the coding sequence ATGAATGAACAATTGATAGAATCCATTAGTTTTCAGCTTATTAGTAATATAGGAACAGCCAAAAGTTTTATAATGGAAGCGTTATATTCTGCTAAAGCAGGAAATTTTGAATTGGCTGATAAAAAATTAAAAGAGGCAGATCAGTATTTTACAGAAGGACATAAAATACATGCTTCTTTAATTCAAAAAGAAGCGTCAGGAGAAAAATTAAATTTTTCACTTTTAATTATGCATGCAGAAGATCAACTAATGAGTACAGAAACCATTCGAGAATTAGTAAAAGAGATGATAGATATTTATAGAAAAATACAGAAGTGA
- a CDS encoding glycoside hydrolase family 1 protein — protein MYYKKLKDFPKDFLWGASTSAYQVEGAWNEDGKGLSTQDMLTPPENTTDFKVASDHYHRMKEDVQLFAEMGLKAYRFSIAWSRILPEGRGKINQKGIDFYNRLIDELLKYNIQPIVTMFHFDLPWSLAKEGGWINRSIIEDFKDYAKILFENFGDRVKYWLTINEQNMMVLAGNLLGTKTSKNLQETYQQNHHMLLAQAEVMRLCHEMLLDAQIGPAPNISPVYPATNKPEDMLAAENWAALRNWLYLDACVKRIYNPTAWAFLEEKKILPNMKKGDLHILKAGKPDFIAFNYYNSTTVSASLPDDSVKYDKYDKKKMISEPGVYEVVENSNLPKTPFNWEIDPVGFRIILRQLYDRYHLPLLITENGIGLYDELDEDGKINDDIRIDFYQQHIMEMQKAMTDGVEVLGYNPWSAIDLVSTHEGFRKRYGFIYVNRKEFDLLDMNRIPKKSFYWYQKLIRENKVPGKIVV, from the coding sequence ATGTACTATAAAAAATTAAAAGATTTTCCAAAAGATTTTCTTTGGGGAGCTTCTACTTCAGCCTATCAGGTAGAAGGAGCCTGGAATGAAGATGGAAAAGGGCTATCTACACAAGATATGTTAACGCCTCCAGAAAATACAACAGATTTTAAGGTAGCCAGTGACCACTATCACCGTATGAAGGAAGATGTACAATTATTTGCTGAAATGGGCTTAAAGGCATATCGTTTTTCCATTGCATGGAGTAGAATTTTACCGGAGGGAAGAGGAAAAATAAATCAAAAAGGAATTGATTTCTACAACCGATTGATTGATGAATTATTAAAATATAATATCCAACCAATTGTAACCATGTTTCACTTTGATTTGCCTTGGAGTTTGGCAAAAGAAGGTGGATGGATCAATCGTTCTATTATTGAAGATTTTAAAGACTATGCAAAGATTTTATTTGAAAATTTTGGGGATCGGGTGAAATACTGGCTTACTATTAATGAACAAAATATGATGGTTTTAGCAGGAAATCTTTTAGGAACCAAAACATCAAAAAATCTGCAAGAAACTTATCAACAAAACCATCATATGCTGCTTGCACAAGCAGAAGTAATGCGTTTATGCCATGAAATGTTACTCGATGCCCAAATTGGTCCTGCGCCGAATATATCACCGGTATATCCTGCGACCAATAAACCAGAGGATATGTTAGCAGCGGAAAACTGGGCGGCGCTTCGCAATTGGTTATATTTGGATGCTTGTGTGAAAAGAATTTATAATCCAACTGCTTGGGCGTTTTTAGAAGAGAAAAAGATACTTCCTAATATGAAAAAAGGGGATTTGCATATTTTAAAAGCTGGGAAACCTGATTTTATAGCATTTAATTATTATAATTCCACAACGGTATCTGCCTCTTTACCTGATGATTCTGTGAAATATGATAAATATGACAAAAAGAAAATGATCAGTGAACCCGGCGTTTATGAAGTGGTAGAAAACTCTAATTTACCAAAAACTCCATTTAATTGGGAGATAGATCCAGTTGGATTTCGTATTATATTAAGACAATTATATGATCGCTATCATTTGCCTTTGTTGATCACAGAAAATGGAATAGGATTATATGATGAGTTAGACGAAGACGGGAAGATTAATGATGATATTAGAATTGATTTTTACCAGCAGCATATTATGGAAATGCAAAAAGCAATGACTGATGGGGTAGAAGTATTGGGATACAATCCATGGTCAGCTATTGATTTGGTTAGTACGCATGAAGGCTTTAGAAAAAGATATGGTTTTATTTATGTAAATAGAAAAGAATTTGATTTATTGGATATGAATCGTATTCCCAAAAAGAGTTTTTATTGGTATCAAAAATTGATTCGAGAAAATAAAGTACCAGGGAAAATAGTAGTATAG
- a CDS encoding N-6 DNA methylase, with protein MTVIRRLDAVLEDSKEEVLEMKKKLDEMGVLNQTEALCSVSGQAFYNDSAFILKDLTSRTKKQQLEADFIAYLDGFSPNIQEILEKFRFREQINVMTDADVLGGVIEKFVSPKINLSPNPVLDDNGDILLPGLDNHTMGIIFEELIRRFNEENNEEAGEHFTPRDAIRLMTDLMFKPIADKITNGTYLCYDGACGTGGMLTIADERLKELGEKNKDLSIYLYGQESQPETYAIAKADMILKGDGSQAG; from the coding sequence ATGACTGTAATAAGAAGATTAGATGCTGTACTAGAGGATAGTAAAGAAGAAGTTTTAGAAATGAAGAAAAAGCTTGATGAAATGGGAGTTTTAAATCAAACAGAGGCACTTTGTTCCGTATCAGGTCAAGCCTTCTACAATGATTCAGCATTTATACTTAAAGATTTAACTTCAAGAACTAAAAAACAGCAATTAGAAGCAGATTTTATAGCTTATTTAGATGGTTTTTCACCAAATATACAAGAGATATTAGAAAAATTTAGATTTAGAGAACAGATTAATGTTATGACGGATGCAGATGTTTTAGGAGGAGTAATAGAAAAATTTGTAAGTCCTAAGATAAATCTAAGTCCAAACCCAGTCTTAGATGATAATGGAGATATACTATTACCAGGACTTGATAATCATACTATGGGGATAATTTTTGAAGAACTAATAAGAAGATTTAATGAAGAAAACAACGAAGAGGCTGGGGAACATTTTACGCCAAGAGATGCTATAAGACTTATGACTGACCTAATGTTTAAGCCTATAGCAGATAAAATAACTAATGGAACTTACCTTTGTTATGATGGAGCATGTGGAACAGGTGGCATGTTGACTATAGCAGATGAAAGACTTAAGGAACTGGGAGAAAAAAATAAGGACCTTTCAATATATCTTTATGGTCAAGAAAGTCAACCAGAAACCTATGCCATAGCTAAGGCTGATATGATTTTAAAAGGTGATGGATCACAGGCTGGCTGA
- a CDS encoding helix-turn-helix domain-containing protein: MQDFGKIILKIDEVLEEKKISKNKLEKEANLQRTQLNSYCNNKVKRLDLVTIAKICYVLDCEIEDIMEYVR, encoded by the coding sequence ATGCAAGATTTTGGGAAAATAATTTTAAAAATAGATGAAGTCTTAGAAGAGAAAAAGATAAGTAAAAACAAATTAGAAAAAGAAGCAAATCTTCAAAGGACTCAGCTTAATTCATACTGCAATAATAAAGTTAAGCGATTAGATTTAGTTACAATAGCAAAGATTTGTTATGTTTTAGATTGTGAAATAGAAGATATTATGGAGTATGTTAGGTAG
- a CDS encoding PTS sugar transporter subunit IIB — translation MKSIMLVCAAGMSTSLLVSKMKKAAEKKGIEADIFSVAAQEAEETVKRKHVDVVLLGPQVRYRKEQFQKSLGGISVEAIDMKYYGTMNGEKVLEQALSLIKE, via the coding sequence TAGTTTGTGCAGCAGGAATGAGTACAAGTTTGTTGGTTTCTAAAATGAAAAAAGCTGCAGAAAAAAAAGGGATAGAAGCAGACATCTTTTCAGTTGCAGCTCAAGAAGCAGAAGAAACAGTAAAAAGAAAGCATGTAGATGTAGTACTTTTAGGACCACAGGTAAGGTATAGAAAAGAACAATTTCAAAAATCGTTAGGAGGGATTTCAGTTGAAGCCATTGATATGAAATATTATGGAACTATGAATGGAGAAAAAGTATTAGAGCAAGCACTTAGTTTAATAAAGGAATAA
- the guaA gene encoding glutamine-hydrolyzing GMP synthase yields the protein MEKELVLILDFGGQYNQLIARRVREAGVYSEIVPYDISMDEIKAKKPKGILFTGGPSSVYGQDAPNVDLEIFNLNIPILGICYGAQLMAYKLGGKVARPQKREYGKVELNLQGKSKLLEGLKDKSICWMSHTDYIEQVPEGFIVTATTDSCPVAVMENQDKLLYGVQFHPEVEHTKKGKEILKNFLFHICKCKGNWTMSTFIEEQIEKIRDKVGNRKVLCALSGGVDSSVAAVLVHKAIGDQLTCIFVDHGLLRKDEGDQVERVFRQQFHMNFIPVNYEEHFLKKLSGIEDPEKKRKIIGNEFIRVFEKEAKKLEGIDFLVQGTIYPDVVESGTKTAAVIKSHHNVGGLPKDLQFELIEPLRTLFKDEVRAVGEELGIPRDIVWRQPFPGPGLAIRVLGEVTKGKLEILREADAILREEIKKAGLDQEIWQYFAVLPGIRSVGVMGDERTYDYTIALRAVTSSDAMTADWARIPYDVLEKISNRIVNEVQHVNRIVYDITSKPPSTIEWE from the coding sequence ATGGAGAAAGAACTTGTTTTAATATTAGACTTTGGAGGACAATATAATCAATTAATTGCAAGAAGAGTAAGAGAAGCTGGCGTTTATTCTGAAATTGTACCATATGATATTTCTATGGATGAAATTAAAGCAAAAAAACCCAAGGGAATTCTTTTTACAGGAGGGCCTTCTAGTGTATATGGACAAGATGCTCCTAATGTAGATTTAGAAATTTTTAATCTAAATATTCCTATATTAGGAATTTGCTATGGAGCACAATTAATGGCTTATAAGTTAGGAGGAAAAGTAGCTCGTCCTCAAAAACGAGAATATGGGAAAGTAGAATTAAATTTACAAGGAAAATCTAAATTATTAGAAGGATTAAAGGATAAAAGTATTTGTTGGATGAGTCATACGGATTATATAGAGCAAGTACCTGAAGGATTTATTGTTACTGCAACAACAGATTCTTGTCCAGTGGCTGTGATGGAAAACCAGGACAAGCTACTTTATGGAGTCCAATTTCATCCGGAGGTAGAACATACGAAAAAAGGAAAAGAAATTTTAAAAAATTTTCTTTTTCATATTTGTAAGTGTAAAGGAAATTGGACTATGTCTACTTTTATTGAGGAACAGATAGAGAAAATACGAGATAAAGTAGGAAATCGAAAGGTTTTGTGTGCTTTAAGTGGTGGAGTAGATTCTTCAGTAGCAGCAGTATTGGTACATAAAGCTATTGGAGATCAGCTAACTTGTATTTTTGTAGATCATGGATTATTGCGAAAAGATGAAGGAGATCAAGTAGAAAGAGTATTTAGACAGCAATTTCATATGAATTTTATTCCAGTGAATTATGAAGAACATTTCTTAAAAAAATTATCAGGAATAGAAGATCCAGAAAAGAAAAGAAAGATTATTGGAAATGAATTTATTCGAGTGTTTGAAAAAGAGGCTAAAAAATTAGAAGGAATCGATTTTTTAGTACAAGGGACTATATATCCTGATGTAGTTGAAAGTGGAACCAAAACAGCAGCAGTGATTAAGAGTCATCATAATGTTGGAGGTTTGCCAAAAGATTTACAATTTGAACTAATAGAGCCCCTAAGAACTTTGTTTAAGGATGAAGTAAGAGCTGTTGGGGAAGAATTGGGAATTCCAAGAGATATTGTATGGCGTCAGCCTTTTCCAGGGCCAGGATTGGCTATTCGAGTATTAGGAGAAGTAACCAAGGGAAAATTGGAAATTTTAAGAGAAGCAGATGCTATTCTAAGAGAAGAAATTAAAAAAGCAGGGCTAGACCAGGAGATTTGGCAGTATTTTGCAGTTCTTCCAGGGATCCGCAGCGTTGGGGTTATGGGGGACGAACGCACCTATGATTATACCATAGCACTACGGGCAGTCACCAGTTCTGATGCTATGACGGCAGACTGGGCACGAATCCCCTATGATGTATTAGAAAAGATATCCAATCGAATTGTCAATGAAGTACAGCACGTTAATCGTATTGTATATGATATCACTTCTAAGCCTCCAAGTACTATTGAGTGGGAATAG
- a CDS encoding IS3 family transposase, which produces MNISEVTQEKKYFAISELHKEKSYSISSLCGIAGVARSSYYKWLKRQPSKREKENTKLSEEIKDLYDKVKGIYGYRRITININHKLDKNYNHKRIYRLMKIMGLKSIIRKKRKRYGKSKPQYIAENLLNREFSASKTNEKWVTDVTEFKYGNNSKAYLSAILDLYDNSIVSYVISNKNDNKLVFNTIDLAIEANPKSTPMIHSDRGYQYTSHGFKKRIQNANMVHSMSRPGRCIDNGPMESFWGILKSEKYYLNKYNNFADLRRDIDNDIYFYNYKRLQKRLNSLSPVEYRAMAA; this is translated from the coding sequence GTGAATATTAGCGAAGTAACTCAAGAAAAAAAATACTTCGCTATTTCTGAATTACATAAAGAAAAATCTTACTCTATATCAAGTTTATGTGGTATTGCTGGAGTTGCACGTTCATCATATTATAAATGGCTTAAACGACAACCTTCAAAACGTGAAAAGGAAAATACCAAGCTATCGGAAGAAATTAAAGATTTATATGATAAAGTGAAAGGAATTTATGGATATAGAAGAATAACTATTAATATTAACCATAAGTTAGATAAAAATTATAATCATAAACGTATTTATCGTCTAATGAAAATTATGGGATTAAAATCAATTATTCGAAAGAAAAGAAAAAGGTATGGCAAATCAAAACCACAATATATTGCCGAAAACTTGTTAAATAGAGAGTTTTCAGCTTCTAAAACCAATGAGAAGTGGGTAACTGATGTGACAGAATTTAAATATGGAAACAATAGCAAAGCATACTTATCTGCTATATTAGATCTATATGACAATAGTATTGTTTCTTATGTTATCAGCAATAAAAATGATAATAAATTAGTTTTTAATACGATAGATCTTGCTATAGAAGCTAATCCTAAATCAACCCCTATGATTCATAGTGATAGGGGGTATCAATATACATCTCATGGCTTTAAAAAAAGAATTCAGAATGCAAATATGGTGCATAGTATGTCTCGACCTGGACGGTGTATTGATAATGGACCTATGGAATCCTTCTGGGGTATATTAAAAAGTGAGAAGTATTATTTAAATAAGTATAATAATTTCGCGGACTTAAGAAGAGATATAGATAATGATATATATTTTTATAATTATAAAAGATTGCAAAAAAGATTAAACAGCCTCAGTCCCGTGGAGTATCGAGCTATGGCTGCTTAA
- a CDS encoding helix-turn-helix domain-containing protein — MKPKKKHSFKSKLNILQKHLCHDISITELSGLYQVSETTLRRWLYRYETNGVEGLKDSETWKKYSNAKTRKGK; from the coding sequence ATGAAACCCAAAAAGAAACACTCTTTTAAATCTAAGCTAAATATATTGCAAAAGCATTTATGTCATGATATATCCATAACAGAACTCAGTGGTCTTTATCAGGTTTCTGAAACAACTTTACGCAGATGGTTATATAGGTACGAGACTAATGGCGTTGAGGGACTTAAAGATTCAGAGACTTGGAAGAAGTATTCAAATGCGAAAACTAGAAAAGGAAAATGA
- a CDS encoding VapE domain-containing protein gives MWDAVSFVAHQYEISPPRQYLKSLNWKGDRNAIRKLLPTYLGADDTELNAWIMEHMILGLVKRVFEPGSKFDEMMILVGGQGIAKSIFARYLAIKDDWFCIIENIQGKDAVMNLMGKTVVEIEEFVALRNAKSANEAKSFLSKLSDRIRIPYEKFSTDVPRTCILIGTLNERTFLNDHTRERRYLPVECHKENRKKAIYIDKDFQREQTEKEYLNSIREDFNQALAYGYKLYKEKKHSWSIPKELLADLYQEQEKFKYLNPDVEDIRYFLEEYKPKTQEPNLTCFKELSMYGYQIKSKSFSEIMDNYFPEWKPVRSSKTKRISPSGVSIPVKLYYEREEKL, from the coding sequence ATGTGGGATGCAGTTAGCTTTGTCGCCCATCAATATGAGATAAGTCCACCAAGACAGTATCTAAAGAGTCTCAATTGGAAGGGAGATAGAAATGCAATTCGAAAACTTCTTCCAACTTATTTAGGAGCTGATGATACAGAATTAAATGCCTGGATCATGGAGCATATGATTTTAGGTTTAGTAAAAAGAGTTTTTGAACCAGGGTCTAAATTTGATGAGATGATGATTTTAGTTGGTGGTCAAGGAATAGCAAAATCTATCTTTGCTAGATATTTGGCTATTAAAGATGATTGGTTTTGTATCATTGAAAATATTCAAGGTAAAGATGCTGTTATGAATCTAATGGGGAAGACAGTTGTAGAAATTGAAGAGTTTGTTGCCTTAAGAAATGCAAAATCAGCCAATGAAGCAAAATCATTTTTATCTAAATTAAGTGATAGAATAAGAATTCCTTATGAGAAATTTTCAACTGATGTTCCTAGGACTTGCATTTTAATAGGCACGTTAAATGAACGAACTTTTTTAAATGACCATACAAGGGAGAGAAGATATTTACCTGTAGAATGTCATAAGGAAAATAGAAAGAAGGCGATCTATATTGACAAGGATTTTCAAAGAGAGCAAACAGAGAAAGAATATTTAAATTCAATCCGAGAAGATTTTAACCAGGCACTTGCCTATGGTTATAAACTCTATAAAGAGAAAAAACATTCCTGGAGCATACCAAAAGAGCTGCTTGCAGATCTCTATCAAGAGCAAGAAAAGTTTAAGTATCTTAATCCAGATGTTGAGGATATTCGCTATTTTTTAGAAGAGTATAAACCAAAAACACAGGAACCAAATCTAACTTGTTTTAAGGAATTATCCATGTATGGTTATCAGATTAAATCAAAATCTTTTTCTGAAATCATGGATAATTATTTTCCAGAATGGAAGCCAGTTCGTTCATCAAAGACTAAAAGAATTTCCCCTAGTGGAGTATCCATACCTGTAAAACTTTATTATGAGAGGGAAGAAAAATTGTAA
- the guaB gene encoding IMP dehydrogenase, with protein MQKFVKDGLTFDDVLLIPGKSEILPTQVDTSTRLTKKIKLNIPIMSAGMDTVTEGRLAIAIAREGGIGIIHKNMSIEKQAMEVDKVKRSENGVIVDPLHLSPEHLIADALELMERYHISGIPITKNGKLIGIITNRDLRFETDMYKKIEDAMTSENLVTAPEGTDLQEAEAILKKHKIEKLPIVDADGNLKGLITIKDIEKAIQYPNSAKDEKGRLLAGAAVGIGKDSMERIEALVDAQVDVVVIDTAHGHSKNVIEMVKRVKSIYPDLQLIAGNVATGEATRELIEAGADAVKVGIGPGSICTTRVVSGVGVPQITAIYDCAQVADKYEIPVIADGGIKLSGDITKAIAAGASVVMIGSLFAGTEESPGETIIYQGRSYKAYRGMGSMAAMEAGSSDRYFQEGQKKLVPEGVEGKVPYKGALSDSIFQMIGGLRSGMGYCGTASIKELREKGQFIKITPAGLQESHPHDISITKQPPNYSI; from the coding sequence ATGCAAAAATTTGTAAAAGATGGGCTTACTTTTGATGATGTATTATTAATTCCTGGAAAATCCGAGATTTTGCCTACACAAGTAGATACTTCTACGCGGTTAACAAAAAAGATAAAATTAAATATTCCAATTATGAGTGCAGGAATGGATACAGTAACCGAAGGACGTTTAGCAATTGCTATTGCGAGAGAAGGCGGAATTGGAATTATTCATAAAAATATGTCCATAGAAAAACAGGCAATGGAAGTAGATAAAGTAAAGCGTTCTGAAAATGGAGTAATTGTGGATCCTCTTCATTTAAGTCCAGAACATTTGATTGCAGATGCTTTAGAATTAATGGAACGATATCATATTTCTGGAATTCCCATTACTAAAAATGGAAAGCTTATAGGAATTATTACCAATCGGGATTTACGTTTTGAAACAGATATGTATAAAAAAATAGAAGATGCTATGACATCAGAAAATTTGGTAACTGCTCCTGAGGGAACAGATTTACAAGAAGCAGAAGCCATTTTGAAGAAACATAAGATTGAAAAATTACCTATTGTGGATGCTGATGGAAATTTAAAAGGTCTTATTACCATTAAAGATATTGAAAAAGCCATACAATACCCAAATTCTGCAAAAGATGAAAAAGGAAGATTATTAGCAGGGGCAGCAGTAGGAATTGGAAAGGATAGTATGGAGCGTATTGAGGCATTAGTGGATGCACAAGTAGATGTCGTTGTCATAGATACAGCCCATGGACATTCTAAAAATGTAATAGAAATGGTGAAAAGAGTAAAATCAATTTATCCTGATTTACAATTAATTGCAGGAAATGTTGCTACTGGTGAGGCTACAAGAGAATTGATTGAAGCAGGAGCAGATGCTGTAAAAGTAGGAATTGGACCGGGATCGATTTGTACTACTAGAGTAGTTTCAGGAGTAGGAGTACCACAGATTACTGCTATTTATGATTGTGCACAAGTAGCTGATAAATATGAAATTCCAGTGATTGCAGATGGTGGAATTAAACTTTCTGGAGATATTACCAAGGCCATTGCAGCAGGAGCGAGTGTTGTAATGATTGGAAGCCTTTTTGCGGGAACAGAAGAAAGTCCAGGAGAAACTATTATTTATCAAGGAAGAAGTTATAAGGCATATCGAGGAATGGGTTCTATGGCAGCTATGGAAGCTGGTAGTTCTGATCGATATTTTCAAGAAGGACAGAAAAAATTAGTCCCAGAAGGGGTAGAAGGAAAAGTACCTTACAAGGGAGCTCTATCTGATAGCATTTTCCAAATGATCGGAGGATTGCGTTCAGGAATGGGTTATTGTGGAACTGCTAGCATAAAAGAATTAAGAGAAAAAGGACAATTTATTAAGATTACCCCTGCGGGGCTACAAGAAAGTCATCCTCATGATATATCTATTACCAAACAACCACCGAACTATAGTATTTAA
- a CDS encoding PTS sugar transporter subunit IIC, with product MEKFMDILEKKMVPIAIKLDNNRYVSAIKDSFISVISLLIVGSVFLLIANLPISGYPEFMESILGENWKTYFTVANDVTMNIMTIYVIIAMAKSLADIYKMDNISVISSVLAAFFMLTPMVEFEEGALGIPVSNLGASGLFLGIITAVFAVELQRYIEGKGWTIKMPESVPENVSRSFSSLIPLFIIIAFFNIIRILFSLTGYQTAQNFIYTILQLPLLNLGNTLGAMLIAELFEQGLWSFGIHGSSIVSGIMQPIWLTLTAENAAAFNAGESIPYIINYQFYSNFIKIGGAGGTLGLVLVMTFFAKSKQYKALGKLAVGPGIFNINEPIIFGIPVVLNPIMLIPFIITPLVLASVAYVSMSIGLVPYTNGTNLPWTTPPIIAGLLLSGWRGALLNIVQIFISAGIYYPFFKIVDRMAWKNEQEMEQEIEI from the coding sequence ATGGAGAAATTTATGGATATCTTAGAGAAAAAAATGGTTCCCATTGCGATAAAATTAGATAATAATCGATATGTATCTGCAATCAAAGATAGTTTTATCAGTGTGATTTCTCTTTTGATTGTGGGTTCTGTTTTTCTTTTAATAGCCAATCTTCCCATTAGTGGATACCCAGAATTTATGGAGTCGATTTTGGGAGAAAATTGGAAGACGTATTTTACAGTAGCGAACGATGTTACTATGAATATAATGACAATTTATGTTATTATTGCAATGGCAAAAAGTTTAGCTGATATCTATAAAATGGATAATATATCTGTTATTTCATCTGTTCTTGCAGCATTTTTTATGTTGACACCAATGGTTGAATTTGAAGAAGGTGCTCTTGGAATTCCTGTATCAAATCTTGGTGCTAGTGGATTGTTTTTAGGGATAATTACAGCGGTATTTGCTGTAGAACTTCAGCGTTATATTGAAGGAAAAGGCTGGACCATTAAAATGCCAGAATCTGTTCCAGAAAATGTATCTCGATCTTTTTCTTCTTTAATTCCTTTATTTATCATTATTGCTTTCTTTAATATCATTCGCATTTTATTTTCCCTTACGGGATATCAAACAGCACAAAATTTTATTTATACGATTTTACAATTGCCCTTATTAAATCTAGGAAATACATTAGGTGCAATGTTGATTGCAGAGCTGTTTGAGCAAGGATTATGGTCTTTTGGGATTCACGGTTCTAGTATTGTAAGTGGAATTATGCAGCCAATATGGTTAACACTTACAGCAGAAAATGCAGCAGCATTTAATGCAGGAGAATCCATTCCTTATATTATCAACTATCAATTCTATTCAAACTTTATTAAAATTGGTGGTGCTGGTGGCACTTTAGGATTGGTTTTGGTTATGACATTTTTTGCTAAATCAAAACAGTATAAGGCATTAGGAAAACTTGCTGTTGGACCCGGAATTTTTAATATTAACGAACCTATTATCTTTGGAATTCCTGTTGTATTAAATCCTATTATGTTAATTCCTTTTATCATTACACCATTGGTGTTAGCATCAGTAGCCTATGTTTCTATGTCTATAGGATTAGTTCCCTATACCAATGGAACCAATCTTCCATGGACGACACCACCAATTATTGCAGGACTTTTATTAAGTGGTTGGAGAGGGGCATTATTAAATATTGTTCAAATATTTATTTCTGCAGGAATTTATTATCCATTCTTTAAAATTGTTGACCGTATGGCATGGAAAAATGAACAGGAAATGGAACAAGAAATAGAGATATAA
- a CDS encoding transposase, whose product MDGFYDHYKPKYYSLPKHLCFDEFKSVKSAAGSMSFLFCDSTSRNIVDIVEDRRLHVLKNYFLRYSKKARLSVKTIVIDMYSPYISLIKVLFPKAKIIIDTFHIVQLFSRALNKTRIKIMNQEMFLYFSSPTPFDKEPKKHHRFLFRSLWCFYL is encoded by the coding sequence ATTGATGGTTTCTATGACCATTACAAGCCGAAATATTATTCTCTTCCAAAACATCTATGTTTTGATGAGTTTAAATCGGTTAAGTCAGCTGCTGGTAGTATGTCTTTTCTCTTTTGTGATTCTACTTCTCGAAATATTGTTGACATTGTAGAAGATAGAAGGCTTCATGTACTTAAAAACTACTTTTTAAGATACTCTAAAAAAGCAAGGCTCTCTGTTAAAACTATTGTTATCGATATGTATAGTCCTTATATTTCACTAATTAAAGTCCTGTTTCCTAAGGCTAAAATTATTATTGATACATTTCATATTGTCCAGCTCTTTAGTAGGGCTCTTAATAAAACCAGAATAAAAATAATGAATCAGGAGATGTTTCTTTATTTTTCTTCACCAACACCATTTGACAAAGAGCCTAAAAAACACCATAGATTCTTATTCAGATCTCTATGGTGTTTCTATTTGTAA